The genomic window TCTTTCGTAATTAATATGCAGAAACCACCGTGGTTTGAGGCACTACTGGGGCCTTCGTGTTCGTGGTCAGCATACCAAGACTACTGGACGCAGGGGAAAGACTGTCGGTGTCTCAAAGAAGCGTTAATCTGTAATGTTTTGGTTTGGAGATTAGATGATTTTGAAGAGGCATATTTTAAGCACATTAGACATGTTTCCTATACCAACTATGTATGGTTGTTAAATGCTGACGATTTCAATTAGAGTGTTTTGTGTTACAGTTTCTTATTTGTTTAATGATGTTGGTGATTTTAGACTTCTCCTTCAGCATGAAATTACCTATTTGCATTGGTTCTTTATATGAAAGTTCTACttctcaaataataataatataaagttgtttggtaaagGTTTTTGTATTCCACcaacttaaattatattttcttacCAAAGAAAggattaaattatattttgggTTTGGCACCGTTAGATGGTGATGTCTagagttttttttcttaacaGTATGGTAGTGAGTGGATTCTAGGGTGAGGTAGCAATTAAATTTTTCACTGGTGTATCATTAAAATTAACCATTAGATTATATTATGTTACATAATAACATTTTTCATGGTCACACCAAACCCAATTATTTTCTTGTGACGGTGGTTCTCCACAACCATTTCCCACCCTCTCAAACATCTAACTGCCACCCTAACCAAGGAAAtaatcaaaacaagaaaaaacaacTCTAACCCTAACCAAGGAAAtaatcaaaacaagaaaaaacaacTCTAAGAAAAAGAAGGATTATTCAAAAGAATATTTCAGAAATTCATTGCTTTTAAGGCCTGTGTTGTAATGTAATCGGATGACATACTGACTCTGGTCTTTTTGCTTTAAGCATATTCTAAGTCACACAAATGTATTctcttagtaaaaaaaaaaaaaagaaagtagcACAATAAAATCACAATCGACACTAATTCTTAGCATGAAATTTACATACACATTCCAACCAACATAATGCGACCTTTTGATATAAATTCAACAATTTGACAGATACACTTCACACCCAACCAACATACTATATACACTATTAGATAAGATCAGCAACATTTGATGGCAGATCATAAATTTGAGTATTGTAGTATTGCTCAACATCTCTCAGGATCTTGATATCATCATTTTTCGCAAAATTTATTGCAACACCCTGCAATGCAAACCATGATTAGTTCAAAACGGCCGATCAAACTATAAGTAAtggataatataattttataagttgAAAATCAAACTAACAACACTTGgttaagaaacaaaaattgaacGTTTGCAATACCTTCCGCCCAAAAGGTCGAGAACGGCCGATCCGATGACCATACAACTCTCGATTTCTCGGAAGGTCGTAATTAATAACTAGAGAAACTTGTTGCACGTCAAGGCCACGAGCCGAAACATCTGTTGTTATCAATACTCGGGTTGTTCCCTTACGAAATTCATGCATAATTGCATCTCTTTCTCTTTGAGGCATGTCACCATGCATTGAGAAGACGGTGAAATTATTGTTCCGCAATTTTTCAGTTAACCATTCAACCTGTTCAAAAAGgacaataattaattaattataatagaTAGAAATTGATTgtaaataaaaagtaaagaaTCTGATAACAAAGCATACAAaacctttatatatataataatttaccTTTCGCCTGGTGTTACAGAATATAACAGCTTGAGTAATGGTAAGAATATCATAAAGATCACACAGTGTGTCAAACTTCCATTCCTCTCTTTCAACGGCAACGAAAAATTGTTTGATGCCCTGTAATTAATTGTTTGCATCAATATCCAGTTAATTAAATACTATATATCAGAAAGCTGAAAGgcgataattaattaattaattaaaagtataCCCTTAATGTCAATTCATGGCGTTTTACAAGGATTCTGACATCTGTTGTCTCCATATCGAATCTTCCTCGCAGCAAATCATCTTTTATTCTCATCGCAGCCATAGCTAGTGTAGTGACAGTGGGTCGGTGGAAGGAAAGAGCAGTAAGTATAACCTTTTCAAAGTTACTATTTTGAGAATGATTGGATTAGgatctgattttttatttatagacCCGTTTCCTTCAGGAATAAGatttaatagattttttttgtcttccaaaaaaaagatttaatagatttttttttctgttttagtcaaagattcagtttttttttttttttttaatgaaaggtTATTTCGAAGGTTCTGCGGATATATTATTACTAGGATTAATTATGCCGTCATTCCACGAATTTTTTTAGGTAtatttattgtatatatatatatatggaaaggccgcctatatatatattcaccaaaaaaaaagagaaaggcctatatattaaaaaaaaaaaacattgaatctttttttttaggaaatCCATTGAATCTTGTTCCTCAAGCAAGAGGTCTATAAATTTAAAATCGGATCCCTAATCCAAATACTAGTACTTCTTAAAAGGTTATTCTCCTTCCTTGCCGCTGCAATAGAAAATCTCAACTTGAACAAAATCCATCCTTCCTTCCACCAGCTATGGCTGCTATGAGAATAAAGGACGATTTACAGCGAGGAAGCATCGATATGGACTTGGAGACAACGGAGGGTGTGAAGACGTTTAAAAGTTTTGAGGAGATGGGAATCAAAGACAATTTACTCCGTGGAATCTACCAATACGGTTTTGACAAACCATCTGCGATTCAACAACGTGCTGTTGCGCCTATCATTCAAGGTCGCGACGTCATTGCTCAAGCTCAATCTGGAACTGGCAAGACTTCCATGATTGCTCTAACTGTTTGCCATCTTGTGGATACTTCAGTGAGAGAGTGAGTTCctctttttatctttttgtcTTTGGATTAGTATTCCGAATTATATATTAATGTTGattgtaattttaattattatgaaCAGGGTGCAGGCTTTGATTGTGTCGCCGACAAGGGAACTAGCCTCACAAACTGAAAAAGTTATATCCGCTATTGGAGATTACACAAATATTAGAGCCCATGCTTGTGTCGGAGGGAAAAGTGTGGGAGAAGATATAAGGAAACTTGAACACGGAGGAGTTCATGTAGTGTCTGGAACTCCCGGTCGAGTTCTTGACATGATCAAAAGGAGAACATTGGGCACAAGAGCTATCAAGTTGCTTGTTCTGGTACTACTTAACTAACTTCATTGCTTGcttctatatatattattcattcTTTCTAGCTTGTTTACCTCATGTCATGTGTCAAAAGGATTGATTATCTTATATtcgatcttcttcttttttcattACAGGATGAATCTGATGAAATGCTGAGCAGAGGTTTTAAAGATCAAATTTATGATGTGTACAGATATCTCCCACCCGATCTTCAGGTTGTCCTGGTTTCCGCTACGCTACCTCATGATATTTTGGAGATGACAAATAAGTTCATGACAGATCCTGTCCGAATCCTTGTAAAACGTGATGAATTGACATTGGAGGTAACCAAACAATTGCTGCTCTTGCTTTTATCGCCTTTCTGTCTGTCTGTCTGCTCTCTAATATTTAACTGGATATTGATGCAATTACCCGCCTCTTAATTACAGGGCATCAAGCAATTTTTCGTTGCCGTTGAAAGGGAGGAATGGAAGTTTGACACCCTGTGCGATCTTTATGATATTCTTACCATTACTCAAGCTGTCATATTCTGTAACACTAGGCGAAAggtaaattatattattatatataaaggtTTTGTATGCTATGTTATCAGATTCTTTACAATCAATTTCTAtctattataattaattaattattgtcCTTTTTGAACAGGTGGACTGGTTAACTGAAAAATTGCGAAACAATAATTTCACCGTCTCCTCGATGCACAGTGACATGCCTCAAAGAGAAAGAGATGCAATTATGGGAGAATTTCATGCGGGAACAACCCGAGTATTGATAGCAACAGATGTTTGGGCTCGTGGCATTGATGTGCAGCAGGCAAGTTACTAGGAGTTTATTCTTGGTTGGGTCTTGATACATGTTTTTTATTTCCATCTCTAAAATATTAGGAATTCGCTCATATCGCTTAAAACATGCTAGCTTCATGTCCATATTGTGATTCTAACTATGCTTTTTCTTTCCtgaatttttgtttgttgcCCTGTTTGTGTTTTTATGTATTCACTAAGTGTAGTAACATGTTTATGTTTCGATTGTAGATGGAGGAGTTAATTGTTGATATTGATTATGTGTTTGCTTTCATTTATCAGGTTTCCCTAGTTATTAATTACGATCTTCCCAATAATCGGGAGCTGTATGTTCATCGCATTGGCCGTTCTGGACGTTTTGGGAGAAAGGTATTGGAAACGTTTCTTAACTAAGTAGAGTTAggtttgattttcaatttataaaaatataccGTATTACTTATAGTTGGACTTACCATGGTTTGCAGGGTGTTGCAataaattttgtgaaaaatgatGATATCAAGATTCTAAGAGATATTGAACAATATTACAGTACGCAGATTATTGATCTGCCATCAAATGTTGCTGATCTTATATAACAGAAAGGGCATGCAGTATGTTGGGTGTGAAGTATATCTGTCAAATTGTTGAATTTATATCAAAAGGTGCTAGTTGGAATGTGTCTGTAAAATTCATGCTACCAATTAGTGTCGATTGTGGTTTTATTGTATTTGTACTACTTTCTATTCTATTATGTTCGTACCAAATTTTGACATTTGGTAGATTAAAATTTTcggttaaatatttttttggtccatATTAAACTAAACGTAACGTAGTGACCAAAAATGGAAGGTcataagagcatccacaatggagcactccatttttgagtacttaaatggtcccacatagacacatcatcaatttattatttttttaataatagtacctaataggtactcaacccctccaatggagcatttcttaaaaagttctaaaatgggtcccatcaataactccacatcattaaaatttgaaatttaatttaaaataatattgccaaattaaatttttttgaatatattaaataaagtgggtcccataaaaagaagaaagagagggttcttatattagaagtggtacctattaggtactaaaatatattgtgctccaatggtagtacctaataagtaccatgagtacctaataagtactacaccattggagatggtctaattAGTGTAAAAAATCACCTttagatgaaaaatcaaaatacatcttaaaaattaattttaaccCTAACAAATTTacataagaaaaagtttactttttagatttattgtaaagttgatgtatctagacaattGTAGTCTGATCCATCAATTTTATAATGAATCTAAATggtaaaatttttcttatatataagaccggagggagtttttgtcaaaaaaaaaaaaaaaagaccggAGGAAGTAAAACATCTCTATGAAAACGGTGTACGTGAATTTCATTCAATTGAATCAGAGTTGATACATCATAAAAAAACTTGGTGCTAGCTTACttatactactactactactactagcaGTAGCAAGTACAGCAAGAAATGGCGTAAAAGCTTATACATAGGATTCCTCTTCTCCTCGAAAAAGCCTACAACTTCAAGTGGCAACTATGAAGAATCTACATCACCATTTTCTTCAGTACCATGTACTTCATTGCCTCCGGCACGAAGCTCCTCTCCCAAATCTTTTGTTTCGGTTGATATAGAGCCcgtttgttttaaatttaaaaaaatagattttttctttgtatttttaaaaataaattttcaaaaaccgtttttcaaaatattacaagttttttttatattataagctaaataatataataattataatatatttttgtcacaATTCAGTATTTAATGAGatataacaaaatattaatCTTCGAAATATTTTTGCCAAACACCTTTATACACTCAACCaatcaaaattcacatttttgtCATATCATATCGAATTatcaattaaatttaaaaaaaaaaaatttaaaatataaaaatagtctTACACATTTTCAACCCTTCTTCCAAATCTGGGTCGTGTGCATTCAATGTAGAACAAAAGCTTAGATATTGATGTTATCtacttcttttttatatttgtctTTTACTCTATGGGATGTTTAAATCTATAATTGGCCATTTGAGAACATGACATCTCTCTGATTTATGAATATGCCATATATATGAACAAACTAAGATAACATACATACCAGGTAAGGTTTTATGTTTATCAACACACGAGTTGAGAACTAAAGCAATGTGTCCGTGTTATTCTTCTCGCAAATCATAGTGTATACTTAAGCCATGCTGAAGTGCACACCACTCAAGAGTTTCAACAATAGTGATCAAACCTTCATTTCCAATTTGTCCTCATCTATAACAAGCAGCTTACAGAAGAACTGTCTGTACTATGTACAGTGTACACTTGCATTACAGTTTCTAACTAAACTCTTGAAGTGGTAATTTGAAGAGAAAATGCTAAATAACTATTATCCTTTCCAACATAATTTGGTCTTCAAACTCAAAGCGCATAAATTCGATCAACCTCGGAATTGGAGAACTCAGAGTGATGCCATGAGTTGGATCCACTTCTCCTGGCTTGTTGCTTCTCTTTCTTCCTTATTGATCTTGTTCTCTTAGATCTCACTACATAGAAAGTCATAGTACCAAGAACTCCAGAGATTATCACTCCTCCGACTACTGTAACCAGAATTGCAGCCCACTGATTCCTCCGACCGACGACTATGTAAGAAGAGGCAATAAATGCCACCGAGGTACAAACAGAAGCCAACCACATGAGCTTGTTAATCACCTCTACCACCCTTTTCTCTGCTTTAGTTTCACCTCTAACCAAGGTAATTTGAACAACCACAACAGCCAAAGATGTAAAAAGCGCAATAGCgttaaatatgaagaaaattttgaaagCAGAATAAGCGGCTACCACTCCTGAACCATCGTCATTATCCCCACCAGGTATGGTGAATATAGCAGCAAAAGCTACTGTAGCAAACAATACAGCCACCACTGTCACCGAGTTTGTAGCATTGTTAATTCCTTCCCTGTGGAGTTTTCTTAGCTCTTTGGAAATATTATGCACATTTTTGTTGGTTCTCTTGGTTTGTTCCAGCTGGGTGTGAACGtctttcttaatttgtgtaacGGTTTTCCTCAGTTCGTCCCTCGGTTGGTTGAGCTCGTTAGCTCTAAGTGCCCCATGCCGAGAAAGGACATCCTTTATATCTGACGACTCTTCAGAAAGAGGAAGATTTTCAGCAATGTCCAGAGCTGTTTTGTGGTCTCGCGTCAATGCATTTACATTGGTGTCTGGCAGGAGTAACAGCTCATTCACGATCTGTGCAACAAATTGACAAACCAcaatattagatttttattttaggaactGTATGACATGCTTAAAAGTATCTAGGGGAACGGTGTTTTCAAGTAACTTAATTTGTATTACTTCATCTATATAAGTATGATGCTTGTAATGCTGTCCTGCTTTTGACATACCTCTACTCGCTTTTTCCTAGTTGCCACGTGCAATGCTGTGTTACCGAATTTGTCTGGAAGCATAACAATAGCAGCATCTGCTTCAAGAAGCAACTTCACCACGTCACAGCTCTGTCCTTTTACAGCCATATGCAATGCAGTTTGCCCTTTCTTATCAGTCCTCCGAGCCAATTGAGGGTCTTTGCTGAGCAAGGCTTTCACGATTTCTATATGACCCGGACGAGCAGCTAAATGCAATGCATTTTTTCCATTGGATCTAGCTATTTCCAACAAGCTGCAATCCTTTGATAGCAGTTCATTCACCACTTCGACGTGCCCTCTTGTCGCTGCTGTTATAAGTGGAGTAGCATTGGATGGACCAATGGTTTTGCTTAAACTTGGGTCATAATCTAGTAAAACCTGAACAATGGCTGCAAATGAAAATTCACTGGAGGTTACCACGAAGAACAGAAGACAAATTACTCACATTttcaattacatttttttttttaaacagacAAATTTTCAATTACATTAAGAATCAAGAACGTCATAACCAACAAATTGAAGCTATTCAAGATCAAACAATTATAACCCAAATAAGCCAACCATTAATGTTTGGCAGGCTTGTCTTCCATTAAAAgcatcataattgtttttctttatttgataCTTTAAGATATAAACAACTCACTGTCACTGGTCAACTTGTAACATACTAGATAGACGACTAATCAACTCACATATACTTCTATTTGTACTCGTAAGTTGAAACCAAGAGTTAGGGCTGTTTAAATTggcttatttgaacttatctactaACTTAAGCTCACGTGTGACTGtttgggagagcttatggaaacaatttaTGACTTGTCTTGTTCATAaattgttttcagcttatttccacaagctctccatgatagcttataaaaacacCTTATATGAAAACCATTTGACTCGATTTTATCTCTTGTTCTATAAATATCTTATAcataagcgcttaattaagaTGTTTATCCAATCAAGGCCTTAGAGCATGCTCCAAAATGAGTATAAAACTCGCTAATACATCCTAAAATTACTTAGACTACCCATTTTTACAAAAAGAAACATTATCAAATTCGCAAAATCTCCGcatcaaaacaacaacaaaaaaaaaacaataaaaaagaacatGCTAGCTAACACAAATTAAAGTAAAACAAAACCAGCAAGACATTGAATATAACTCATACCATGATGGCCTTGACTAGCAGCAATATGCAAAGGATCAAAACCAGATCGATTCTTTTTCGAAACAGTTTGAAGTGTTGAATGTTTCAACAATTCCTTAACAACATCAAGATGTCCTTTTTCAGCAGCAGTAAATAAAGCTGTTTCACCGagttcattttcttcattaacAACGAGAGCACGAACTTCAGCAATCTCAGCGTTAAGATCAACATCATCACCACTCAAATTACCCATTATCTGAGAATCAATATCAAGAAGGATCTGTCTCACAGCACCAACATCACCTCTTTGAGCCGCCAGATGAAGTTCCGTGTCGTTGTGACGACCTGTTACTTGCTTCACGTATTTCTTCTTCCCTGCTTGATCTATCCGTTTACCTGAGTTTGATAACACCAGAGCTGGCGCCGTCGCAGACGACGGAGATGGTGACGGCGATATTTCAGAAAGTGGATTTTGTGATGTAGTCATCGTTCCCTTTTCCAAATCTCTTTGATTTTGAGCTCCTCCTGCAAGAAAAGCAAAAGggtcataaaaaaatgtaaaatttatgAGTTACAGTGAAGTAAAAAAGATGGgtgcagagagagagagagaacctGGTGAGTTGAAATTGGAGGCCATGGTAGAGGAGACAGTAATTAAGTATTATGGAATTGTTAATAATGATTATGTATCTATCTAAGTATAAGAATTTAattgtaaataataataatcatattttagGAAAGAAAGATGAAAGTGAAGGAAGTAGAAAGTGATGAGTCATAAGAGTTGggtttgattgttgatgataaaagaaaaagatagaTGTGTGGAAGGAAGGAAGGAAAGAGAGAGATATGAGCAAATAGGAAAGTCATGGGAAGGAGGGAGGGGGGATTGAACATGGACAAATTAacattttggatttttttttcttttatcttttttccttaataaaaagagaatattttagaattatgtttgaaaagttaaaattgcaAAAGTTCCAAAAGAAAAagcaatttttatatttatttcttttatcatgTGACCTtatattcttttgttttttttaaaccagATATCCTTTACGCGTAATCGTAAAGATTAATTCCTAAAGTATTATCGGATTCATATAGTGGggaaatttttctaaaaatattaaCACTGCTACATTCCCAAACCAAAAATTGAACTCAAGGCTTTGTCGTATCTTATCTAAATGATCTTGATTAATACATTATATTCTCTTTATTAGATCTTTATTAGATTTatggaaaatattaaaaatgtcCAATAGGATTGGTTAATGAAACAAAAGCAGTAATATAATcttaaactaatattttttagggtcatgctaaccagtgctcctggggcactagttaaggataccaaaagaagtaatttttgcattgaaaaaagtattttttatacttataaaaagtagATTACACAATTTCCAATACATTCATACCTTATTTAACTCTTTAATCAGTGCCCCAAGGACAcgacactagttagcattttcctattttttatttaagactTGTATTTTTATGTCTATTGTTACATTAACCATTGTTCGGGGAGCCTGATAAGGATGACCCTGGTTGGACCTATTCCATTACTTTGAGTCTTTGACACACACAGCATACTCAACTCATTTGACACATGTTTCAGATGAAGAGTTGACCGTAGTTGAAGAGTTGACCATGGTTCTgtataaataaactaaaaaagaaagaaaaatcatgAATAAATAGAAAATGATGATTACCTTCTTTTTTAAGAGGAAAAAAGAACGAGATGATTGATGATTACAAATGAAGTTTTTAAatctttgaaattaaaaaattatgaatgatttttacttgtttttaagtgattatttattttcaatacaaCAAGAACTCTTAATTAAAAGCACATGTGCCCAAAGTTAgcaagacattttttttttcctatcacTATGTTATGATTTAAAAGTAAGAAGCGGAGCAAATAAAATGGATTTTCTCctctcaaataatttttttcacaaGAGTCAAAAATGAAACCGCAATTATCTATTTAAGAGAACTAAATTTCTCACCACATTTTATTTGTAACaactaacaacaacaaaacaaataaagatCACGGATATCAATGGAGAAAAGAAAACCATGTAATTTAACTGTTCAAAGGGTCACAAATCAAAATAACTAGCTGGATCCGAAATATGGAGTCTTCAAGGGTAAAACCAAATTGCATCTACAGGTATTTCCTTTTTCCAGCTAGGAGTTATctatcataattaaaattaagtaCTAATATTCATTTGAAAATAAGGTAACCCTTTACACAACCATTTTGATCATTTCTATTTCAGCTGTCAGAAATGACATATACCACCTACATGGTCATAGATAGATAGAGCTACATCAAGATGGATCAAATCGAACAACAACACAAGTGATGTTGTCTGAGCTTCCTCGAGTATAAGCTTCTTTAATAAGTTCTTTAGATGCCACTTCTGCATCAGTGATATTTTGTACCAAAGACACGGCCTCCTGAAAAGGTAGAGTGAATGCTTAATCAGATGCTCGCTCAGGTATCTTCAAAGATTTATTATTTGCACAATCGAATGACTTGACAACAATAAAAAGACTTTGTATAAAGATAACAAGCATGAAGAACAAGTACAACAATAGAGATCCATAGATGAGATAAGTGAAGAAAGAatggcaaaaaataaaatatgccaATATTACATATATAATGGAAAAGGCTAGCTCTTAAAGTGAAATATGCTAACAACTCTTTTCAACATACGTTATTATCTGAAATTCACAACAGGTTTCACTCCCTATTCGTTAGGCCAAGATGTAAATAGTCTCACCTTGTTTGATATGACATTCCAAAGACCATCACTTGCAACTATTATAAAATCCACTCCTTCAACATCTTCCTCCTAAGCCAAAAGAGTATCCAATGGGGGGTGACAAGTTTGCAGGCATAAGATTTATAAAAACACACAAAGAAAATGGGTGATCATGCTTAAAATTTTAGCCAACCTGAATTTCTGGGTCAGCAACAACATACGGCTTAAGAAGCTTGTCTCCAAATGCACGGGAAACAGCAAGAACACCACCAACCCTCCATGTTCCTGAATAAACCAACAATAGAGTAAGTTATTTGTTGTTATCAAATAAACGGCAAAATTCATGAAATTTACCTGCCCAGATAACAAATCCCCCAGCCCGTTCAATCCTTTGACGCTCATCAGATCTATCAGGTTTGTGATCAACAGATAAAGGAACAGCTGCATAACACATTCACTCATATCagtgaaaataagaaaaacacAAGGATTAAGATAGGAAACTATCTTGATTCTTCAGCTGTTATATGCTGAAGTAACCAAAAATCACCGCTTGACAATGTACACAAGGAAAGGTTATATGCTGCATATCCCTTTATTGACCactgtattaaaaaaattcacattgtGCGCAATGTAAATCAAAGTCCTAATTCTTCCCACACTTAATTGACATGGCACTAACCTAAACCAGCTCTAGATGCAACTACTCGGGAATCACCAACATTGGCAACAAGAATTCGGTCGCCCAACAACAAAGCTGTTGATGCAGTGGACCCAGCATCCCTTCGATGTCCCTTTTCCTCATTGAGGTAATCAACGTCTGTTTGTTTAAATGCTTCAACTGCAAACATAACAGAAGTTCATATTTAGACCATCCAGGTAGCAGTGCAAACCAAACAACTATAAAGTGAAAAGATACTTTCACTGGGTCCTATAATTTAGTGCAAATGAAGTACATACCAATAGCTGTCTTTGTGTCTCTGATAAAGTCGGGATGGCTACTCAAGTTCTTGAATAAATTATGTTTCAGGTATTCTGCAGTCCGTGATCCTCCATGACCTAAACAGatgataagattttttttaaagaggtGCATAAAAAGGACATTTCAATATGAAATAACCTAAAAAGGTTCGATGTCACGGATTTGCACACTCCCTCTTTGCTGTACAGAGCATTGGGAATTTCTTCCATGTTATAATGGTAGTCGATCAAAATGATTTGAATATACGTATTGTGAGTAATTTGATTTCCCCTATTACAGTATTCTTTTGCTCCATAAAACCTTAACCAAAACCATTCAACAACTCCTAAGGCCGCTGTTGTCTAATAATTCTAAATGGTGAACTTCAGAATATCATCTACCAAGCTCATTTCAGCTGCTCTATTCTATCATTTCAAGTTCTATCCTAGTAACTGAACCCTACACCCCTTTCTCAACAAATTAAAAGCCTATCCAATGCCCACCATAAACCAATAGAATATTGTAAAAAGCCCTTCTAAAGTGAGTTCATCTATTAAATTTAAGTTAGCAACTAGTAAGGGTATATCAAACCTCAAATTATAGTGCATTAAGATCATGATATactttaaattataaaaaagtgTATATTAaataaggcaaatgctaaatagtgcccccgtggcactctttaagcccttaaatagtaagctttttatagaatttttatcggaatgcgtaaagtcaacgcattggaaattgtagtatttaactttttgaataaaaaatttctttaaatgaaatgcttaaagagtgccccgggggcactcgttagcaagacccattaAATAAATACACCTTTACTAGTTCGGCTTAGGGACAATCTTACTTTATAAGAATCTTACACTGGCAGATCGTCCTATGACGAAAAGAATCACAACAATAgaataaaccataaaaaaaaagggggGGAAACAAACACGACAAAAAAGTTAACGCATCAAATTTAAGgggtaaaaaacaaaaacctagGACATAccatcaaaaacaccaaaaaaggCAACCATCTGACCATCAACCTCTGATATTTTGGTCTCAAAGAAATCCTCCATTGAAGATCTTTTACCCTTGATACTAGAATAACCATAGCTGATCTTTCCATTTCGACTTCCAGATAGAAAGCTAGAAAAACATAAGTGCAATTTActcattttcaaaattaaatatttgagaGTTGAaggtcattaaaaaaaaaggatggGGTGGGTGACAT from Trifolium pratense cultivar HEN17-A07 linkage group LG1, ARS_RC_1.1, whole genome shotgun sequence includes these protein-coding regions:
- the LOC123903329 gene encoding ankyrin repeat-containing protein ITN1 — protein: MASNFNSPGGAQNQRDLEKGTMTTSQNPLSEISPSPSPSSATAPALVLSNSGKRIDQAGKKKYVKQVTGRHNDTELHLAAQRGDVGAVRQILLDIDSQIMGNLSGDDVDLNAEIAEVRALVVNEENELGETALFTAAEKGHLDVVKELLKHSTLQTVSKKNRSGFDPLHIAASQGHHAIVQVLLDYDPSLSKTIGPSNATPLITAATRGHVEVVNELLSKDCSLLEIARSNGKNALHLAARPGHIEIVKALLSKDPQLARRTDKKGQTALHMAVKGQSCDVVKLLLEADAAIVMLPDKFGNTALHVATRKKRVEIVNELLLLPDTNVNALTRDHKTALDIAENLPLSEESSDIKDVLSRHGALRANELNQPRDELRKTVTQIKKDVHTQLEQTKRTNKNVHNISKELRKLHREGINNATNSVTVVAVLFATVAFAAIFTIPGGDNDDGSGVVAAYSAFKIFFIFNAIALFTSLAVVVVQITLVRGETKAEKRVVEVINKLMWLASVCTSVAFIASSYIVVGRRNQWAAILVTVVGGVIISGVLGTMTFYVVRSKRTRSIRKKEKQQARRSGSNSWHHSEFSNSEVDRIYAL
- the LOC123898182 gene encoding probable protein phosphatase 2C 11, which translates into the protein MKKCLCLIKMISDTDCMEHSTAVTTGGGEKTSAYSDKDHPTPSAARNIVMSSRDNDSHFSGGGISFLSGSRNGKISYGYSSIKGKRSSMEDFFETKISEVDGQMVAFFGVFDGHGGSRTAEYLKHNLFKNLSSHPDFIRDTKTAIVEAFKQTDVDYLNEEKGHRRDAGSTASTALLLGDRILVANVGDSRVVASRAGLAVPLSVDHKPDRSDERQRIERAGGFVIWAGTWRVGGVLAVSRAFGDKLLKPYVVADPEIQEEDVEGVDFIIVASDGLWNVISNKEAVSLVQNITDAEVASKELIKEAYTRGSSDNITCVVVRFDPS
- the LOC123903313 gene encoding eukaryotic initiation factor 4A-3-like, yielding MAAMRIKDDLLRGRFDMETTDVRILVKRHELTLRGIKQFFVAVEREEWKFDTLCDLYDILTITQAVIFCNTRRKVEWLTEKLRNNNFTVFSMHGDMPQRERDAIMHEFRKGTTRVLITTDVSARGLDVQQVSLVINYDLPRNRELYGHRIGRSRPFGRKGVAINFAKNDDIKILRDVEQYYNTQIYDLPSNVADLI
- the LOC123903302 gene encoding eukaryotic initiation factor 4A-3-like; amino-acid sequence: MAAMRIKDDLQRGSIDMDLETTEGVKTFKSFEEMGIKDNLLRGIYQYGFDKPSAIQQRAVAPIIQGRDVIAQAQSGTGKTSMIALTVCHLVDTSVREVQALIVSPTRELASQTEKVISAIGDYTNIRAHACVGGKSVGEDIRKLEHGGVHVVSGTPGRVLDMIKRRTLGTRAIKLLVLDESDEMLSRGFKDQIYDVYRYLPPDLQVVLVSATLPHDILEMTNKFMTDPVRILVKRDELTLEGIKQFFVAVEREEWKFDTLCDLYDILTITQAVIFCNTRRKVDWLTEKLRNNNFTVSSMHSDMPQRERDAIMGEFHAGTTRVLIATDVWARGIDVQQVSLVINYDLPNNRELYVHRIGRSGRFGRKGVAINFVKNDDIKILRDIEQYYSTQIIDLPSNVADLI